cctgaacactacaagacactcttaagagaaattaaagaggtcactaacaaatggaaactcatcccatgctcctggctaggaagaattaatatcgtcaaaatggccatcctgcccaaagcaatatatagattccatgcaatgcctatcaaattaccaacagcattcttcaatgaactggaacaaatagttcaaaaattcatatggaaacaccaaggaccctgaatagccaaagcaatcctgagaaggcagaataaagttgggggggggatctcgcttcccaacttcaagctctactacaaagccacagtaatcaagacaatttggtactggcacaagaacagagccacagaccagtggaacagaatagagactccggacattaacccaaacatatatggccaactgatatgtgataaaggagccatggacatacaacagggaaatggcagtctcttcagcatatggtgctggcaaaactggacagctacacgtaagagaatgaaactggatcactgtctaaccccatacaccaaagtaaatttgaaatggatcaaagacctgagtgtaagtcatgaaaccataaaactcttagaaaaaaacataggcaaaaatctcatggagataaacatgagtgacttcttcatgaacatatctccctgggcaagggaaacaaaggcaaaaatgaacaagtgggactatatcaagctaaaaagcttctgtacagcaaaggacaccatcaatagaacaaaaaggtatcctacagtatgggaaaatatattcataaatgacagatccgataaagggttgacatccaaaatacagagagagctcacacaccttaacaaacaaaaagcaaataatccaattaaaaaatgggcagaggagctgaatagacagttctctatagaagaaatccagatggccaacaggcacatgaaaagatgctccacatcgctaatcatcagagaaatgctaattaaaaccacagtgagatatcacctcacaccagtaaagatcgccatcatcgaaaagacaaacaacaacaaatgttgtcccagatgtgtagaaaagggaaccctcctacactgctggtgggaatgtaaattagttcaaccattgtggaaagaagtaatGAGGCTCCTcagaatactcaaaatagaaataccatttgacccaggaattccacttctaggaatttaccctaagaatgcagcagcccagtttgaaaaagacagatgcacccctatgtttatcgttgcactgtttacaatagccaagatatggaagcaacccaaatgtccatcagtcgatgaatggataaagaagatgtggtacatatacacaatggaatattacgcagccataagaaaaaaacagatcctaccattcgcaacaacatgaatggagctagagggttttatgctcagggaaataagccaggcggagaaagacaagtaccaaatgatttcactcatatgtggagtataagaacaaaggaaaactgaaggaacaaaacagcagcagaatcacacaacccaagaatggactaacagttaccaaagggaaagggactggggaggatgggtgggaagggagggataagggcggggaaaaagaaagagggcaatacgattagcatgtacagtgcgtgtggggcacggggagggctgtgcaacacagagaagacaagtagtgattttacagcatcttactatgcagatggacagtgactgttaaggggtatgtgggggggacttggtgaaggggggagcctagtaaacataatgttcttcatgtaattgtagattaatgatacccaaatttaaaaaataaataaataaataaaatcagtagTTGCCGGTGGTTacgagaaaggaaaggaaaccacAGAGGTTTTTGggggcagtgaaaatattctgtgtgataacatgacattatatatttttccaaatctATAGAATGGACAACATCAgtagtgaaccctaatgtaagctgtggactttgggtgacCATGATGTGCTGATGTATTTGATGTAGTAATACTGATATTAAGAAGTATAATACTCTGGGGGAGGATGTTGATAGTAGCAGAGGCTGTGTCTGTGTAGAGATAGGAGGTATATGGGATGGATCTGTACTTCCTGcacaattttgctatgaacctaaaactgttctaaaaactaaagtctatttaaaagaaaaaggattcCAATGTCAATCTCTACCTTGTAATTGGTGCATTAGGCAATTTCTACTTAATATGGTAATTGATATGGATGGATTTAAAACTATTGtattgttttctctttgcttgtctgtctgttgtctttttttttttttcattttaggacTTATGCTAAATTAAGTGAGCATGTCGTGATTCCATTTATCTCCCATGTATGCTTATTAGCCATAATTCTTTAGACAGGTACATTAGGGTTTATATTCAGTGCTTCTTTAACTTATTATAGTATACCTTCAAGTAATATTGTACCACTTCACATGTAGATTTAGAATTTTACAATGGTATACTTATATTCCCTCCAATCCTTGTGCTATTGTAGTCCAAGAATTAATTCCACGTAACTTACAACTGCAATGAACTTTTAGGGATTTTTGCTTCACTCTGACAATTAACTTataaagaaacttttaaaaataaggaaataaatattttatatctatgCTCATCTGTACCATTTCGAGTATTGTTTACTCATTTGTGTAGGTCATATTTCTATTTACTGACATTCTTCGTGTGCTTGAAGGATATCCTTTAACATTCCTTATGGTGCATATCTACGGACAGTAAACTATTTCAATGCTGGTATATATGAgaaaaatttcttcattttaaaaagatactcACTGAGCATAAATTCTGCCTTGACAATTATTATTTCACTAGTTTAAAGGTGCTATTCCACTTTCGTATGACTTAGATTGTTTTTGATGAGACATGCACTGTAACTGTTAACTTTAACAATCATTCAGTCCTCTAAATGATTCTGTTTTTCTGGCTTTATACTTGCTTAGGAGTGAGGAAAAATCCCTGGGGTAGCAAATTGGAAAAATGTCATGTATGGAGATCATGGATTAGGTGTTTGTAATAACTTGGATGCATCTTAAAAGCACAAGGCTCagtgaaaaaaaagttgattaaaaaaaactgtAAGTATCATCATGCTTCCAGACACGATGCATTAACAGTAACCTGGTTTACTCTCCCACCTTACAGGGCCCTATAAGAAGCCAAAAAGGCTATAAAGCTTTGCGTGCAGGCACCATGGGACCACACAGGACAGTGATCCCTGAGAGAAGGAGCCCTCAAATTGCCCAATTCCCCCAACTTCTTGCCTGGAGACAGTTTACAGGCTGCAGCACAGAGAGACTAAACACAAACAGGGCCCAATGGACAGCCCGAGTCAAGGAGAAAGAGCTGAGAATGCCAAGAGGCCAATGGGACTAGAATTTGCTGGGGCTAATGTAGGGGAGAGAGCCGCACAAGTTTCCCATCTGGTGCAGTAAATGAGACAGGGGCTGACTTCCATTTTCTGGAATGAGTAGTTGTGTGGATGATGACGCCATTTACTAATATTGTGAAGACAGGAGGTTTAAAAACAAGAGAGACGGGGGGCAGGCGAATTCTGGGGGGGTTGGGTATACCAAGTGATCAGATCTAGACAGACTCGCTATGAGGAGCCCTTGACGCCTCCAACTGGAGATTTCATGTCCGTGAGGGAGTACATGGATTTGGATCTCAAGGGCAAAGTTCAGACTGGGGTGGTAGGTTTTGGTGTTAATAGAATATTAACACATACAGTTATATAGCGTATACATGGTTTGCCGGGGCTTTCACTTCTGGGGTCTCGTCACCTTCCACAGAAACGTGTTCTAAGCGAAGGGCTGAAGAGAAGCAGGCAGCTGACAGGGGAGTTGCTACGCAACACAACAGCTGAGGAAAGCCATCCAGCCAGGTGGGATTGATATTGGCCATTGGAGAGTAAAAGCTGTGGTCCTAGCAATAGCTCCCATTCATATACAGGAGTCCTGGAGAGACTGACATAAAAACGAATGTAAAAATGCAGTACGGTTTTTGTAAAAAGTACAGGTTCCATTTGAGGTGGGAACATAGCAGTTTCTGCCTCCAAAGGTGGTCTCTCTAGTTGTGCTGGAAGCAGAGCAACATGTGTTGGGTAGGACCCCAGTGAAGTGCTCCCTGtgcttcttgcttttttttttttttttttttttttattgaggaacAGGCTCAGAGATGTCCAGTGACGCTAGTGGGTTCACACAGCTAGTGGCTGACTGGTCCCGCACTCCGTCCCTGGAACGCTGAAGCTGAGCCCAGGCTCTTTTTCCACAAGACCACAGCTGCCCCTGGCCCAGCCCTAGAAGGAACCCGGGCAAACATTTACTCTGCATCAGGCCTTGCCGTGGCTCAGACACACAAGTGCCTGATTGTCCTGGCTGCTCCAGAGGGCACCGGGATGGTCTCAGGGTCAGCGTGTTGTGCCACTCACGGCAAAGAGCCTGACAGTCGGGGCAGGGAGCGGACCCCAAGGAGCAGTTCCCACACCCGAATGGAGCCGCGGGGAGTAGgcagagggtggggctggggggcctCTACTTGTGTCTGCCCAGGTGCAGAGCATGAGGTTTGGTCTCATAGAACACAAACCTTGCTTGTTGGGGACAGATGTTGACAGGGTAGGGGTGGTGGCGGCGGGTGGATCAGCCACTCAAAGTGAAGAGGGGAGGGCGCCTCAGGCCCCAGGGCAGCTCGAGTGGAACATGGGTTTGGGAGTGAGGAAGACCCAGGCCCACATTTTGCATTTTCGGTTTCCTGGCTGCGTGGCCATGTCTAGTTCATGCAAtgtgtctgtgcctcagcttcctatCTGTAACATGGGGATGCTGTGAGAGGCAGACAAGCCCCAGCACACATGGGGCTGTGATGGACCAGCTACATGAAGAGTAGCCAGGAAGCAGATGTTCCCAGTGTGGCTGGGGGCCATAGAGAAGGGTGGTGAGGGGGGAACACAAAGGGAACTGGCATCCTCTGGCCTGCCAGACCACGCTGGAGGAGCTCAGGGGCAAGGGGAGAGGGCAGGGATGAGAAGCACTGTGCAAAAGTGGGGGCACCGGGGGTAGACGATTGGGTGGGTTGAAGTGCGCCACAGGGTGTGAGCGCGCGAGCGCCTGCGATCCCCGGCGGGTGAGGGGAGTCTGGCGGGAAGGAGAACCCTCCCCCCCGCACCGCACCGCCCACCCACGCGCGGAATCGCATGCGCTCTGGGGACCCGGTGGAAAGGGCTTTTGTTGGGAAAGCGGGCGGGCAGGCAGGCAAGCGGGCCGGAgttgggggcggggagggggtccGCGCATGCGCAGACTACCCAGCTGCGGGAGGTGGGGGTGCGCAGAGAAAAGGGGCGTGGTGGTCGGAGCTGCTGTGCTGGCAGCAGTAGGCGAGGGCGCGGCTGCGGGGTTCCTGAGGACGGACGCCATTGGAGCCCCAGGGAAGGTAGGTATCCAGCCCCAGATGGGACCGTGAGAGGGCGAGTGGGACCCGCACGCTgcggcctccccaccccacccccacacccggACCTGAACAAAGCCCAAGCACTCAGACGCCGAGCCCCATTAGACCCACGGTCCAGGTAGGAGCCCCGGTCGCGCCACCAGACCCAGCCTCCCGGATCCGAGCCCTCCTGACACCGGAGCCCTCATCCGAATCCCTGTAGCCGACCCGCGTGTTCGGTGGGTGCTGAGCTTCCTTCAAATGGaggccccacctccccaccccagccactcCTAGGTCACCCCAACCACTCCTAGATCACTCCAACCGAGCTGACCGCTTTGCCCCATTCCTGGCGTCGCAATCCTGGGATTTGAGACTTCCAGCGCTCCAGTTCGAGCGTCACTCAGTGCCAGCCCGCCTCCCCGCTTAGCGCTCTTGTATGAGCCCAGCCTAGATCCGGATCAGCCGAATCCCCACCCGGACCCAGCCAAGGGGTCCCTGGGACACAGTTTCCCAGAGCTTCCCGCGGTCCCCGTTGTTTGAGCCCTCTCATCTCATTTGCTGCCCCTTCATCCTGCTCGCGTGCTCCAGCCCTTAAGATTGAAGCCctttgtttctccctctctccataCATCCTCTTTGGGACTCTTCAGACTCAACACCACCAGTCCACTCCATATTCAAATCTAGCCGCTGGGGTGGGGAGCCTGTCCACCTTAACCCCCCCTTTCAGTGTGGGGCCCTCAGCTCCTCCATCCCTCCCCTAGGGCTCTGCCTCTCACAGAGTCTACCTGCgccaccccaccccctgcaccCTACTCCACACTGCCTGGTAACCTGGTGATTGCTACCCCCACCTCCTGAGAGATGCCGCCCCTTGTTCCGGAGGAGGCCTCAGCCTCGCCCTCAGGCTGGGCTCTCTTCTCCTTGGGACCCCCATTCCCCCAGCATGGCTGAGGGAAGCTACCGCATGGAACCCGAAAGCTACAACGTTGAAGACATGGAGGAGGGTAGCGATGAAGTCGGGGAAGAAGAGATGGAAGGAAACGACTATGAGGAATTTGGTGCCTTTGGAGGCTACGGCACCCTCACCAGCTTCGACGTCCGTATCCTCAGAGCCTTTGGGAGCCTGGGTCCAGGCCTTCGCATCCTATCGGTGAGGCCCCTTGTCGGCCACCTGCTGACCCTGgctctcccccccacccccgccctctGAATCAGCCAGGGGAGGAGCAGAGGGGGAGAtgaaggggaagggcttgggcaggAAGGGACTGCCCAGCTCCCCCCAGGCACCCCTGAGCTGCTGGGAGAAAGAGGGCTGGGGCCGGGACTGGGCCTCGTGGGTAGCCAGGAGGAGGCTGGCCAGCACGGGGAGAGCAGGATGCTAGTGTAGAGTGGCCTGCCTTCCCCTAGCCTTCTCTCTGCCCTTGCAGAATGAGCCCTGGGAACTGGAAAACCCTATGCTGGCCAGGACTCTGATGGAGGCATTTCAGCTGGATCCAGAAGCACTTGGCAATGAGGCGGCCACCCGGGCTGCCAACGTAGCCCGTGCCACTGCCTCCAACCGTACCGCTCGAGCTGCTGCCGCCGCTGCCCGTGCCACCTACAGTCAGGTGGTCGCCAACCACCCTGTGGCCGAAGAACAGGCTCCAGGAGAAAGTGCCCAGCCCATGACATCCACGGCGGAGACTCAGGCAGCCACCCCTGAGGCAACCCTTGCTTCTCCACGCATCTCCCAGATGCTAGTCAAGAGAGAGATGGCCGCCCCCGGGCCCACAGCCACCTCCACCCCGCCCCAGACAGCCTTGCAGGCCCAGGAGGCTGCTAGTGAGGGCCCGagtactgcctgtgttttctctcCGGCTCCACGTGCCAGTGAGAGGGATGCCCTGCGGCCCAAGACAGCCTTCCTGGGTCAGAACGATATCTTTTATTTCACCCAGCCAGCGGGTGTCAGTGGCATGGCCTTCCCACGCCCCAAGAGACCCGCCACAGCCCAAGAGGCTGCCACAGAGGGCCCCAGTGCTGCCTCCTCGGGGGGGACCCAGGCAGCATCTGCCACGGAGGGGGCTGCCACCCGGCCCAAGACGATCAAGTCTGGGAAGGCTCTCGCCAAGACTCGGTGGGTAGAGCCCCAGAACGTTGTGACAGCCGCTGCTGCCAAGGCCAAGGTGGCTACGAGCATCCCTGAGCCTGAAGGTGCAGCTGCCCCTGCTCAGCGCAGCACTGAGCCCTGGGCCAGGATGGGAGGCAAGAGGACCAAGAAGGTGAGACCTCCCCTCTGTCTCCAGCCCCCCTTGCTCCCCTCCTTTctctgccctcccctctcctcagGGTACTCCAACACAAGTTTGCTAGCATGCTTTTACTGCACAAGGTCCCTATGCTCAGGCCTGGAGAGCGAAGAGGTTGGTTCAGTGCCTGACACCTAGTAAGCACTCAGCACATGTCATCCACTATCTGTACTACTATTGTTTCCAATACCTGCTCTGGGTAAGATGTGTGTGGGCGCTTTGGCATGGTGAGCCTGGTAGACCCGGGTCTCCTCTCTCTAATGCTTCAGTCCAAGCACCTGGATGACGAATATGAGAGCAGCGAGGAGGAGAGAGAGCCTCCTGTGGTCCCACCGCCCTGGAGAGCATCACAGCCCCCACTGGCAGTGCG
This DNA window, taken from Manis pentadactyla isolate mManPen7 chromosome X, mManPen7.hap1, whole genome shotgun sequence, encodes the following:
- the LOC130682038 gene encoding melanoma-associated antigen D4 isoform X1; protein product: MAEGSYRMEPESYNVEDMEEGSDEVGEEEMEGNDYEEFGAFGGYGTLTSFDVRILRAFGSLGPGLRILSNEPWELENPMLARTLMEAFQLDPEALGNEAATRAANVARATASNRTARAAAAAARATYSQVVANHPVAEEQAPGESAQPMTSTAETQAATPEATLASPRISQMLVKREMAAPGPTATSTPPQTALQAQEAASEGPSTACVFSPAPRASERDALRPKTAFLGQNDIFYFTQPAGVSGMAFPRPKRPATAQEAATEGPSAASSGGTQAASATEGAATRPKTIKSGKALAKTRWVEPQNVVTAAAAKAKVATSIPEPEGAAAPAQRSTEPWARMGGKRTKKSKHLDDEYESSEEEREPPVVPPPWRASQPPLAVRAQMAPRPPMALKSQVPSRHVLCLPPRNVALLQERANKLVKYLMIKDYKKIPIKRSDMLKDVIREYDEHFPEIIERATYTLEKKFGIHLKEIDKEQHLYILVCTRDSSARLLGKTKDTPRLSLLLVILGVIFMNGNRASEAVLWEALRKMGLRPGVRHPFLGDLRKLITEDFVKQKYLEYKKVPNSSPPEYEFVWGLRARHETSKMRVLRFIAQYQNRDPRDWKTHFLEAVDDAFKMMDVDMAEEQVRAQMRAQMNIGDEALIGRWSWDDIQVELLTWDEDGDFGDAWARIPFAFWARYHQYILNSNRANRRTTWRAGLSSGTNGGASTSTLDGPSTSSTIRTRNAARTSANFFSWIQQR
- the LOC130682038 gene encoding melanoma-associated antigen D4 isoform X2, with the translated sequence MAEGSYRMEPESYNVEDMEEGSDEVGEEEMEGNDYEEFGAFGGYGTLTSFDVRILRAFGSLGPGLRILSNEPWELENPMLARTLMEAFQLDPEALGNEAATRAANVARATASNRTARAAAAAARATYSQVVANHPVAEEQAPGESAQPMTSTAETQAATPEATLASPRISQMLVKREMAAPGPTATSTPPQTALQAQEAASEGPSTACVFSPAPRASERDALRPKTAFLGQNDIFYFTQPAGVSGMAFPRPKRPATAQEAATEGPSAASSGGTQAASATEGAATRPKTIKSGKALAKTRWVEPQNVVTAAAAKAKVATSIPEPEGAAAPAQRSTEPWARMGGKRTKKSKHLDDEYESSEEEREPPVVPPPWRASQPPLAVRAQMAPRPPMALKSQVPSRHVLCLPPRNVALLQERANKLVKYLMIKDYKKIPIKRSDMLKDVIREYDEHFPEIIERATYTLEKKFGIHLKEIDKEQHLYILVCTRDSSARLLGKTKDTPRLSLLLVILGVIFMNGNRASEAVLWEALRKMGLRPGVRHPFLGDLRKLITEDFVKQKYLEYKKVPNSSPPEYEFVWGLRARHETSKMRVLRFIAQYQNRDPRDWKTHFLEAVDDAFKMMDVDMAEEQVRAQMRAQMNIGDEALIGRWSWDDIQVELLTWDEDGDFGDAWARIPFAFWARYHQYILNSNRANRRTTWRAGLSSGTNGGASTSTLDGPSTSSTIRTRNAARTSANFFSWIQ